A part of Nostoc sp. C052 genomic DNA contains:
- a CDS encoding efflux RND transporter permease subunit has translation MLNSIVKWSIAQRWLVVIASILVSLWGFLVLTQMPLDVFPNFAPPQVEIMTEAPGLAPEEVESLVTRPIESVINGTPGLEALRSSSAVGLSAVRATFSLDTEIYRARQLITERLQQARSQLPQGVEDPEVLPVSSPLGWTVKYAFTSETTPLMEVWRIVNWQVKNRLLAVPGVSNIVIFGGDERQYQVLVNPDKLKAFNVSLDDVTKAAQAANANAPGGFLITPDQETLVRGVGRIESIEQLKKSVIKAKNGTPVLLEQVADVQIGAALKRGDGSFAGKKAVILTVNKQPTADTPKVTKAAEKAMEEIQAGLPKDVKITTTFRQEDFIEASLKNVEEALRDGTIIVCVILILFLMNWRTVIISLSAIPVSLLLGMMILNWTGQGINTMTLGGLVVAIGSVVDDAIVDMENVYRRLRENQIAGNPVPPLQVVFNGSVEVRVSVLFSTIIIAVVFAPIFALSGVEGRIFTPMAVAYLLSIGASTLVALTLTPALCALLLVNRRLPSTETWVERFSHRLYRPLLKFSIRRPKIILTGAIAAFVASTMILFSLGQVFLPEFQDRSLVIAAVLMPGQSLDATNQVGIAIEEALKKNPGVETAQLRSGRAQGDTEVAGVNAAEIDVQLSEEGGKDRDKTIETIRQEFEKIPGVVPNIGGFISHRMDEVLSGVRSAIAVKIFGPDLEQLRTLGQQVQSAMGGVSGLVDLQLEPQVPIKQVQIQFDRNAAARYGLTIGELSEIVETALNGRVVSQVLEQQQTFDMVVWLQEKYRNNIEIIGNLLVDTPNGQKIPLAQVAKINYGTGPNTINRENVSRYIVVSSNVAGRDLGSVIKDIRDRVKQQVQLPSGYFIEYGGQFEAQEGATKTLLSAGGLAFVAIAVLIYFAVKSIPATIMILINLPLALVGGVISIALTGGILSVASMVGFITLFGVATRNGLLLVENYNSRMAEGQPLRQALMEGSVERLAAILMTALSSALGMAPLVIGSGAGKEILQPLAVVVLGGLFTSTALTLLVLPALYIQFGRFVVPRKAEPIIQPEIAREARA, from the coding sequence TTTATCGCGCCCGCCAATTGATAACGGAACGGTTGCAACAAGCACGCAGTCAACTACCGCAAGGTGTAGAAGACCCAGAGGTTCTGCCGGTTAGTTCCCCCTTGGGATGGACTGTCAAATATGCCTTTACTTCTGAAACCACTCCTTTGATGGAGGTCTGGCGGATTGTCAACTGGCAAGTGAAGAACCGCCTGCTGGCTGTCCCTGGTGTAAGTAATATCGTCATATTTGGTGGGGATGAACGTCAGTATCAAGTGCTGGTAAACCCAGATAAGCTGAAGGCGTTTAATGTTTCCCTTGATGATGTCACCAAGGCAGCACAAGCAGCTAACGCCAATGCACCAGGGGGATTTTTAATTACTCCTGACCAAGAAACATTGGTGCGAGGGGTAGGGCGGATTGAATCTATCGAGCAGTTGAAAAAATCAGTAATTAAAGCCAAAAATGGCACCCCTGTACTGTTGGAACAAGTGGCGGATGTACAAATCGGTGCAGCACTCAAACGCGGCGATGGCAGTTTTGCGGGTAAAAAAGCGGTAATTTTGACAGTCAACAAACAGCCAACAGCAGATACGCCAAAAGTAACGAAGGCGGCTGAAAAAGCAATGGAGGAAATTCAAGCAGGTCTGCCCAAAGATGTCAAAATTACAACTACTTTCCGTCAGGAAGATTTTATCGAAGCTTCGCTTAAGAATGTTGAAGAAGCTTTGCGTGATGGCACGATCATCGTTTGTGTCATCTTGATTTTATTTTTGATGAACTGGCGCACGGTGATTATTAGTTTGAGTGCGATTCCTGTGTCTTTGTTGTTAGGAATGATGATCCTGAATTGGACAGGACAAGGCATCAATACAATGACTTTGGGCGGATTGGTTGTTGCGATTGGTTCGGTGGTGGATGACGCAATTGTCGATATGGAGAATGTCTACCGCCGTTTGCGAGAAAACCAGATAGCAGGCAATCCTGTACCACCACTGCAAGTTGTTTTTAATGGCTCAGTGGAGGTGCGGGTAAGCGTACTGTTCTCGACAATCATTATTGCAGTCGTCTTTGCACCAATTTTTGCTCTTTCCGGTGTAGAAGGTCGGATTTTTACACCGATGGCTGTAGCTTATTTGCTGTCAATTGGCGCTTCTACCTTAGTAGCACTGACATTGACTCCAGCACTGTGCGCCCTTTTGCTAGTAAATCGGCGTTTACCAAGTACAGAAACTTGGGTTGAACGATTTTCCCATCGTTTGTATCGTCCACTTTTGAAATTTTCTATTCGTCGCCCCAAGATTATTTTGACAGGTGCGATCGCTGCTTTTGTGGCTTCAACGATGATTCTATTCTCGTTAGGGCAAGTTTTTTTACCAGAATTCCAAGACCGCTCTTTGGTGATCGCCGCAGTTTTAATGCCTGGTCAGTCTCTGGATGCGACCAATCAAGTAGGGATAGCTATCGAAGAAGCCTTGAAAAAAAATCCTGGGGTTGAAACGGCTCAATTGCGCTCTGGACGCGCTCAGGGGGATACTGAGGTAGCTGGTGTAAACGCTGCGGAAATAGATGTCCAACTCAGCGAGGAGGGGGGAAAAGATCGAGACAAGACAATTGAAACAATTCGCCAGGAGTTTGAAAAAATTCCCGGAGTCGTTCCCAATATCGGCGGGTTTATTTCGCACCGAATGGATGAAGTCCTCTCAGGTGTACGGAGTGCGATCGCTGTGAAAATTTTTGGCCCCGATTTGGAACAACTCCGCACCCTTGGTCAACAAGTACAATCAGCTATGGGCGGGGTTTCGGGTCTAGTAGATTTGCAACTAGAACCGCAAGTACCGATTAAACAGGTACAAATTCAATTCGACCGCAATGCAGCAGCTCGCTATGGTTTAACTATTGGCGAATTATCAGAGATAGTAGAAACTGCACTGAATGGGCGAGTCGTTTCCCAAGTATTGGAGCAACAACAGACCTTTGATATGGTGGTTTGGTTGCAAGAAAAATACCGTAACAATATTGAAATTATCGGTAATTTGCTAGTTGATACACCCAACGGACAAAAAATTCCCTTAGCCCAAGTCGCAAAAATCAACTATGGTACAGGCCCCAATACCATCAACCGCGAAAACGTCTCTCGCTATATTGTCGTATCCAGCAACGTGGCTGGACGAGATTTAGGTTCTGTAATTAAGGATATTCGGGACAGAGTTAAGCAACAGGTGCAATTACCCTCTGGATATTTTATTGAATACGGCGGTCAATTTGAAGCCCAAGAAGGAGCGACAAAAACTTTACTTTCGGCTGGGGGATTAGCATTTGTGGCGATCGCAGTCCTGATTTACTTTGCTGTCAAGTCGATTCCTGCCACCATCATGATCTTGATAAACTTGCCCTTGGCCTTAGTGGGTGGAGTCATTTCCATCGCCTTAACTGGCGGTATTCTCTCTGTAGCTTCAATGGTAGGATTTATTACCTTATTCGGCGTTGCTACACGCAATGGACTATTACTGGTTGAGAACTACAATTCTAGGATGGCAGAAGGACAACCTCTGCGGCAGGCTTTGATGGAAGGGTCGGTAGAAAGGTTGGCTGCTATCTTAATGACGGCGCTATCATCAGCTCTGGGTATGGCACCCTTGGTAATTGGTAGTGGAGCCGGAAAAGAAATCCTCCAGCCACTAGCTGTTGTAGTGTTAGGTGGATTGTTTACCTCAACCGCTTTAACCTTGTTAGTGCTTCCGGCTTTGTATATACAGTTTGGTAGATTTGTGGTGCCAAGAAAGGCTGAACCAATTATTCAGCCAGAAATTGCACGAGAAGCCAGAGCCTAA